The genomic window TAACTAGCCAATCAAGACCCTCCTTTACCCAATCTTCCTTTTAATAATCCGCATCTGCTGGACGTACTTGTAATGAACGTAAGTACGCAATTAAATCTTCCATGTCATCATCACTAATATCATGTGGTGGCATGTTGTTGCCTTGCTTTAACTCTTCAGGATTTCGAATCCAATTCGCAAGTTCTTCATCATCATCGATGTCGTATACACCTGCAAATTTTTGACGGTCACCGAAGTTTGTCAAAGTTGGGCCAGTTGCCATACCTTCTCCACCGATTGCATGACAATTAATACATGCATTTTCTTGGAATACTTCATAACCCGCTTCAGCATTTGCAGCAGTTTCTTCCGCTTCAACAGCAAGCATATCATCTACCCATTGGTCGTATTCATCACGCTCAAGGGCAATGACTTTGAAATCCATCAGCGCATGGGAAGGTCCGCATAATTCTGCACATTTCCCTAAATAGACACCTGGTTCTTCAGCTTGTAGCCATAAAGCATTTGATACACCAGGGATGTTGTCAATTTTACCACCTAACGCAGGAACCCAAAAAGAGTGAATAACATCTTCTGCATTAAGCTCAAATACCACACGCTCTCCAACAGGAATATACACTTCTTGACCTGCTGTAAAGCCTTCCTCGTAATCAAACTGCCACCAGTACTGGTGGCCAGTCACGTTTATGTATACTGCATCTTCATGTTCAGCTGGATCAGCATCAACATGGAATTCAAACGTTCCTGTTACGGTTGGAATAAATAAAATAATAAGCAATAGTACAGGAATAACAGTCCATGTAATTTCCATTGCTGTATTTCCGTGAACTTGCTTCGGTAGTTCATCATCGCCTTCTTTGCGGCGGAACTTCACGACGATAATGAAGAATATGGCAAACACAATCACTGATACAAGTGTCATAATAACTAATGACAAGATCATGTTGTCATAGATCCATTGTGCCGCTTCTCCCTTTGGATCAAGCGCAGTCAAGTTCTCTTCACCAAGACAGCCTGATAAAAAAACAAGCACTAGAGCTGCAGGTGTTAAGCGCCACAGTAGGTTTTTTAACATGTTCGATTCCCTCTCTTTCTATGTAGTTGTCTTGGTCTTCTCAAACAGCGGCGTGAATGATAAAATGGCTAGTCCGTCTATGAAACTCGAAAACGGATACAACCCTTCTTAAGCTTGACGGAATATGAGGATCATTGCTCACACATATTCTTACATTCTCCCACATTATCGATTATAACCGAAAATGTGGGCGGTTTCATCAAATTCCTTTTGTTCACATGATTTTCACATTTACAATCTTCAAAAATTGTTCGCAGCTGAAAAATTGACTTTACCCTGTACGTTTTCTTATCATGGAGAAAGTACATTATAAGACCCAATACTAACTTTATCATACTTTTTAACAAGTTTATAGAAGGAATGGTGAAACGATTGCATAAAGGACTAAAAAGATTTGGCGTATTCACCTCACTAGGTGTTCTCCTTGTTCTCATTCAAGGAGCAGTAGTTACAAATACGGGCTCAGGCGAGGGATGTGGTCAAACGTGGCCGCTCTGTTTTGGTCAAGTTATCCCACTTGATCCACCACCAGAAACGGTTATCGAATTCTCTCATCGCTTAATCGCAGGTATTGTAGGGATGCTCGTCATTATCATGGCCATCTGGTCATGGCGAACATTAAAGCATTTATCGGAAACGAAATTTTTAGCGATTATTTCTGTTTTTATGATCATTTTTCAAGGATTACTTGGAGCAGGCGCCGTTGTATTCGGTCAATCAGACCTCATTATGGCACTACACTTTGGTTTTTCAGCTCTCTCTTTTGCATCCGTCGTATTATTAACAAGACTTGCATTTGAAGACAGCAATCCTAAAAGACATTATGTACCAATTGTTTCAAAGTCATACAAGTGGTTTGTGATTGGTACAACGATTTATTCCTATTTAGCTATTTATACTGGGGCTTACGTAAAGCATCGAGATGCAACCCTTGCTTGTTCTGGTTTTCCATTGTGTAATGGTGAATTAATCCCAACTGTGTTTCACGATGCGATTGCTGTACAACTGCTACACCGAGCAGCCGCATTGATTCTTGTCACTTTACTTCTTATCTTATTTATTTGGACATTAAAAGCTTATAAAAAACAATCCGTTTTAGTTTTTTGTTCCGTACTCACGATTATTCTCGTTGCTGGACAAGCCGCTTCTGGAATTGCCGTTGTATTTACTCAAAATTCCACCTTAACGATTGGCATTTTCCATGCGCTTTTAATTTCCCTCCTCTTCACCGTACTTTGTTACATGGTCATGCTTGTCAATCGACACAAGCAGAACTAAAAAAGCCGCCCTTAGGCGGCTTTTTTTCATGGTATGATTACTCTATTTCGATTAATAGATCACCAGTGGAAATGGCTTCTCCGTCTCTTGCATGAATTTTAGTCACAACTCCATTTTTTGCAGCTTGAACCGTTGTTTCCATTTTCAT from Shouchella hunanensis includes these protein-coding regions:
- the coxB gene encoding cytochrome c oxidase subunit II, with the protein product MLKNLLWRLTPAALVLVFLSGCLGEENLTALDPKGEAAQWIYDNMILSLVIMTLVSVIVFAIFFIIVVKFRRKEGDDELPKQVHGNTAMEITWTVIPVLLLIILFIPTVTGTFEFHVDADPAEHEDAVYINVTGHQYWWQFDYEEGFTAGQEVYIPVGERVVFELNAEDVIHSFWVPALGGKIDNIPGVSNALWLQAEEPGVYLGKCAELCGPSHALMDFKVIALERDEYDQWVDDMLAVEAEETAANAEAGYEVFQENACINCHAIGGEGMATGPTLTNFGDRQKFAGVYDIDDDEELANWIRNPEELKQGNNMPPHDISDDDMEDLIAYLRSLQVRPADADY
- a CDS encoding COX15/CtaA family protein, coding for MVKRLHKGLKRFGVFTSLGVLLVLIQGAVVTNTGSGEGCGQTWPLCFGQVIPLDPPPETVIEFSHRLIAGIVGMLVIIMAIWSWRTLKHLSETKFLAIISVFMIIFQGLLGAGAVVFGQSDLIMALHFGFSALSFASVVLLTRLAFEDSNPKRHYVPIVSKSYKWFVIGTTIYSYLAIYTGAYVKHRDATLACSGFPLCNGELIPTVFHDAIAVQLLHRAAALILVTLLLILFIWTLKAYKKQSVLVFCSVLTIILVAGQAASGIAVVFTQNSTLTIGIFHALLISLLFTVLCYMVMLVNRHKQN